Proteins found in one Oribacterium sp. oral taxon 102 genomic segment:
- a CDS encoding SH3 domain-containing protein produces MPTPREDTIWSSVRVQLSDTQRFLLEGKYREAVLRGRELLHTLVRMQMNDACLVSTDLSGDIEQLFENRRISAAAREHYQQVNRMAAQADSGAEISAQAANDAFALLRQELSDYVERGQRTQSRTEDDTAEGAPELSVSRRYTSSQRGEGAELNIPVRRRAAAEPERERVRMPRRSSGDRRERDRSSARSGRAVRMKSRPAAGRSGRRGSGRYAREEVSELDIYSILKIVLPLLCLILAVILIRVLTSGGKPEIQTSPAAVTETIIETTEAPTEPETTEPETTEAPKRWVTTDGVRVRTKPSTEGSEVLTVLEPGTELQYRGDYDADWIKIDYNGQEAYVARAYVRAEEIS; encoded by the coding sequence ATGCCGACACCGAGAGAAGATACGATTTGGAGCAGTGTTCGCGTGCAGCTGAGCGACACACAGCGATTCCTGCTGGAGGGGAAGTATCGGGAGGCAGTGCTCCGGGGCAGGGAGCTGCTGCATACATTGGTACGGATGCAGATGAACGATGCCTGTCTCGTGTCTACAGATCTGAGCGGCGATATTGAGCAGCTTTTCGAGAACCGTCGCATCAGTGCGGCGGCGCGGGAACATTATCAGCAGGTGAACCGGATGGCAGCGCAGGCGGACAGCGGCGCGGAGATCTCGGCGCAGGCGGCGAACGATGCCTTCGCTCTGCTTCGTCAGGAGCTCTCCGACTATGTAGAGCGCGGGCAGCGGACGCAGAGCCGGACGGAGGACGATACGGCAGAGGGCGCGCCGGAGCTTTCCGTATCAAGACGCTATACCTCGTCGCAGCGGGGCGAGGGCGCGGAGCTGAATATCCCTGTGCGGAGACGTGCTGCGGCAGAGCCGGAGCGGGAAAGAGTGCGGATGCCGCGGAGAAGCTCCGGAGATCGAAGAGAGCGGGATCGAAGCAGTGCGCGTTCCGGCAGAGCCGTCCGGATGAAGAGCCGTCCCGCGGCGGGGCGGAGCGGACGCAGGGGCAGCGGCAGATATGCGCGGGAGGAGGTATCCGAGCTGGATATCTACAGCATCCTGAAGATCGTGCTCCCGCTGCTCTGCCTGATTCTCGCGGTGATTCTGATTCGCGTGCTGACGAGCGGCGGCAAGCCGGAGATCCAGACGAGTCCGGCGGCGGTGACGGAAACGATCATAGAGACAACGGAGGCGCCCACGGAACCGGAGACGACAGAGCCGGAGACGACGGAGGCACCGAAGCGGTGGGTAACGACGGACGGCGTCCGCGTCCGCACGAAGCCATCCACAGAGGGCTCTGAGGTGCTGACGGTGCTGGAGCCGGGGACGGAGCTGCAATACCGGGGCGACTATGACGCCGACTGGATCAAGATCGACTACAACGGACAGGAGGCCTATGTTGCGCGGGCATATGTCCGGGCAGAGGAGATTTCCTGA